Proteins from a genomic interval of Clostridium sp. M62/1:
- the minD gene encoding septum site-determining protein MinD, with the protein MSEVIVITSGKGGVGKTTTSANVGTGLAMLGKRVVLIDTDIGLRNLDVVMGLENRIVYNLVDVVEGNCRMKQALIKDKRYPNLFLLPSAQTRDKSSVNPGQMVKLVSSLRGEFDYILLDCPAGIEQGFKNAVAGADRAIVVTTPEVSAIRDADRIIGLLEADEMKRIDLVINRIRMDMVRRGDMMSVDDVMDILSVPVIGTIPDDEDIVISTNQGEPLAGTNSFAGQAYLNICKRILGESVPFLNFDNSRNLWSKITCLLKRA; encoded by the coding sequence ATGAGTGAAGTCATTGTGATTACCTCGGGAAAAGGCGGTGTAGGCAAGACGACCACCTCCGCAAATGTGGGAACAGGCCTTGCCATGCTGGGAAAGCGGGTAGTGCTGATTGATACAGATATCGGCCTTCGCAACCTGGACGTGGTGATGGGACTGGAAAACCGCATTGTCTACAATCTCGTAGACGTGGTGGAGGGAAACTGTCGGATGAAGCAGGCACTGATAAAAGACAAAAGATATCCTAACCTGTTTTTACTGCCGTCTGCCCAGACGCGGGACAAGTCGTCCGTGAATCCTGGACAGATGGTAAAGCTGGTCAGCTCCCTGAGAGGAGAGTTTGACTACATACTGCTTGACTGCCCGGCCGGCATTGAACAGGGCTTTAAAAATGCCGTTGCAGGTGCAGACAGGGCCATCGTGGTGACAACACCCGAGGTGTCCGCTATCCGTGACGCAGACCGGATTATTGGTCTTCTGGAGGCGGACGAGATGAAACGCATCGATCTGGTTATCAACCGAATACGCATGGACATGGTGCGCAGAGGCGATATGATGTCAGTGGACGATGTGATGGACATTCTCTCGGTGCCTGTAATCGGAACCATCCCGGACGACGAGGACATTGTGATTTCCACCAATCAGGGGGAACCTTTGGCCGGGACGAACAGCTTCGCCGGACAGGCATATTTAAACATCTGCAAGAGAATACTGGGAGAATCGGTACCATTCCTGAACTTCGACAACAGCCGGAATCTCTGGTCCAAAATTACCTGCCTGCTTAAGCGGGCGTAA
- the minE gene encoding cell division topological specificity factor MinE, with translation MIIFRLLGRSNSGEIARKRLKLLLVSDRAGCSPEVLEMIRTDLLHAVSRYMEVKEEDVTVQMMRTLPDGRNVPALCATIPVHDINQNKETFTA, from the coding sequence ATGATCATTTTCAGGCTGCTTGGCAGAAGCAATTCAGGTGAAATAGCGAGAAAGCGTCTGAAGCTTCTTCTGGTGTCTGACCGGGCAGGCTGCTCTCCCGAAGTTTTGGAGATGATACGCACAGACCTGCTCCATGCTGTATCCAGATACATGGAAGTGAAGGAGGAGGACGTCACTGTACAGATGATGAGAACCTTGCCGGACGGTAGGAATGTTCCGGCGCTCTGCGCTACCATACCGGTTCATGACATTAATCAGAACAAGGAAACCTTTACAGCATGA
- a CDS encoding FtsW/RodA/SpoVE family cell cycle protein, translating into MIFNYNLRNYNFRIVLYMLFLSIAGILVLRSASGGDSSVVGKQIMGVALSFTASIIISFIDYHKIFRFNILIYVGCVVLLIAVLIAGHNSHGATRWLNIFGFTVQPSEFLKVGLIIVLSWYAAKNQERINKPSVLGTAVLLVAFPVGLVLAQPNLSTSIVITIPLIFIIYAAGLSYKWIGGVLAVGIPAGGLFLYLAQYGIVPFLHQYQAQRILAKIFHGSAQYADANSQQDKSIMAIGSGQLWGKGLNNVGVGSVKSGNFVAEDQTDFIFAVIGEELGFVGSMVIISVLALLVFECLLTASRAKDMGGRLVCIGIAVLIGFQGFANIAVATGIFPNTGLPLPFISSGISSLLSIFIGMGIVLNIGLQRKSNNN; encoded by the coding sequence ATGATATTCAACTACAATCTGAGAAATTACAACTTCCGCATCGTGCTCTACATGCTTTTTCTGAGCATTGCGGGAATTCTGGTGTTAAGAAGCGCCAGCGGCGGAGATTCATCGGTAGTCGGAAAGCAGATTATGGGCGTGGCGCTTTCGTTCACAGCCTCCATTATCATTTCGTTTATTGACTACCACAAAATCTTCCGGTTCAACATTTTAATCTATGTGGGCTGTGTTGTCCTGTTAATCGCAGTTTTGATTGCAGGCCACAATTCTCACGGAGCAACACGATGGCTGAACATTTTCGGATTTACCGTTCAGCCATCGGAATTTTTGAAAGTAGGACTGATTATTGTTCTCTCCTGGTATGCAGCCAAAAACCAGGAGAGAATCAATAAGCCGTCTGTGCTGGGCACGGCGGTGCTGCTTGTGGCATTTCCCGTGGGACTCGTTCTGGCTCAGCCAAACCTGTCCACCAGCATTGTAATTACGATACCGCTTATTTTTATAATTTACGCTGCAGGATTGAGCTACAAATGGATCGGCGGGGTACTGGCGGTGGGAATTCCTGCCGGCGGGCTGTTCCTTTATCTGGCTCAGTACGGCATTGTACCATTCCTTCATCAGTATCAGGCTCAGCGAATTCTGGCCAAGATTTTCCATGGCAGCGCCCAGTATGCGGACGCAAACAGCCAGCAGGACAAATCCATCATGGCCATCGGCTCCGGACAGCTCTGGGGCAAGGGCCTTAACAATGTGGGCGTCGGTTCTGTAAAAAGCGGAAACTTTGTGGCAGAGGATCAGACAGACTTTATTTTTGCCGTTATCGGTGAGGAGCTGGGATTTGTGGGAAGCATGGTGATTATATCTGTGCTGGCCCTTCTGGTCTTTGAATGCCTGCTTACTGCAAGCCGTGCAAAAGACATGGGCGGACGCCTGGTCTGCATTGGAATTGCGGTTCTCATCGGCTTTCAGGGCTTTGCCAATATTGCCGTAGCCACGGGAATTTTTCCCAACACGGGACTTCCGCTTCCCTTTATCAGTTCCGGCATCAGTTCGCTTTTAAGCATATTTATCGGTATGGGAATTGTACTAAATATTGGACTTCAGAGAAAAAGCAACAATAATTAA
- the mgsA gene encoding methylglyoxal synthase, producing the protein MNIGLVAHDSKKKLMQNFCIAYRGILSRHSLYATGTTGRLIEEVTNLNVYKYLPGHLGGTQQLSSQIEHDQMDLVIFLRDPSTAKSHEPDVNNVVMICDMYNIPVATNLATAELLIKSLERGDLEWREMYR; encoded by the coding sequence ATGAATATAGGGTTGGTAGCGCATGATTCCAAAAAAAAGCTGATGCAGAATTTCTGTATCGCTTACAGAGGTATTTTAAGCAGGCATTCCCTTTACGCTACAGGAACAACGGGAAGGCTGATTGAGGAGGTTACAAATTTAAACGTATACAAGTATCTTCCGGGACATCTGGGAGGCACCCAGCAGTTAAGCTCACAGATCGAGCACGATCAGATGGATCTCGTAATTTTCCTTCGCGATCCGTCCACGGCCAAATCCCATGAGCCGGATGTAAACAACGTGGTTATGATCTGTGATATGTACAACATTCCCGTTGCCACAAATCTGGCCACAGCGGAGCTCCTGATCAAATCTCTTGAGAGAGGTGATCTGGAATGGCGCGAGATGTACAGATAA
- a CDS encoding D-alanyl-D-alanine carboxypeptidase family protein, translated as MKHLLKSDYRKKRVSRLFALIIICSAAVLLSGCSGSSLEEPYSFADRSGNMGVSEGSASLAPLFASALCVVDGETKDAGTELTAEAGALFNITDGTVLYSKNVFEELYPASITKVMTAILAIEEGELSDEVTVTQDAVITEAGASLAGIKPGDTLTMEQLLYGLMIPSGNDAANAIAVHMSGSLESFAERMNEKARELGATHTHFKNPNGLTDPEHYTTAYDLYLIFNEALKLPKFREVIGADSYTASYRDADGNTVSKTWKVGNWYQNGEEKAPQGVTVLGGKTGTTQAAGYCLIMAERDESGREYISVVLKAENRQGLYDNMTNIITKIVD; from the coding sequence TTGAAGCACTTATTAAAGTCCGATTATAGAAAAAAAAGAGTTAGCCGTCTGTTTGCCCTTATCATCATCTGCAGTGCCGCAGTTCTCCTTTCAGGCTGTTCAGGCAGCTCGCTGGAGGAGCCGTACTCTTTTGCCGACAGGTCGGGGAATATGGGGGTATCGGAGGGCTCAGCCTCACTGGCCCCGCTATTTGCCTCTGCTCTCTGTGTCGTTGACGGGGAGACAAAAGATGCAGGTACAGAGCTGACTGCTGAGGCCGGAGCGCTGTTTAATATTACAGACGGAACGGTCCTCTACAGCAAAAATGTCTTTGAAGAACTGTATCCTGCCAGTATTACGAAGGTGATGACTGCCATCTTGGCCATTGAAGAAGGAGAGCTTTCCGATGAAGTGACTGTAACCCAGGATGCCGTGATCACAGAAGCTGGGGCTTCTCTTGCAGGGATCAAGCCAGGGGATACGCTGACGATGGAGCAGCTCCTGTATGGTCTTATGATCCCCTCGGGAAATGATGCGGCAAATGCCATAGCAGTACATATGTCAGGCAGCTTGGAATCCTTTGCTGAGCGCATGAATGAGAAGGCCAGGGAGCTGGGAGCCACCCACACTCATTTTAAAAATCCCAATGGACTCACCGATCCGGAGCACTACACCACGGCCTATGATCTCTATCTGATTTTTAACGAGGCTCTTAAATTGCCGAAATTCAGGGAGGTTATCGGAGCGGATTCCTACACGGCATCCTACAGGGATGCAGACGGGAATACGGTTTCAAAGACCTGGAAAGTGGGAAACTGGTATCAGAATGGGGAAGAGAAGGCTCCTCAGGGGGTTACCGTCTTGGGAGGAAAAACAGGAACCACTCAGGCCGCCGGCTACTGTCTGATCATGGCCGAGAGGGACGAAAGCGGCAGGGAATATATATCCGTTGTGCTGAAAGCTGAGAACCGTCAGGGACTTTACGATAACATGACAAATATAATTACTAAAATTGTCGATTAG
- a CDS encoding HlyD family efflux transporter periplasmic adaptor subunit, with protein sequence MAKTKKVVPYRRPRNNFNIGTLIFLLIFIYMAYSVIKYVGRDKIQFYEVVEGSIVNDKTYTGLILRDEAVKTAEQSGYVNYYIREGKRAAAGSRIYSLDETGELEKYLEESQEEGQAFSDENLSSIKKRLSSLCLSYDDSDFSSVYDEKYSLDASVAELVNFNALEDLDAELQARGINFKQIYSDQAGIISYAIDSYEGMAPTDVTSDSFKKENYKKAVGQAGQLVEAGTPIYKIVTSENWSLLFPLSEEDKAEYADKETLKVKFTGNGLTLSGSYSQITGSDGGSYGKLDFSKFMVQFVSDRFVDFEVISEEEDGLKIPATAVTTKDFFTIPVDFIAAGGDGDVTQTGFYREVYSDSGEASIVFTPAEIYYATDEYYYVNSGEEGEFKNGDYIVKQDSSERYQIGATAPLEGVYNINKGYAVFKRIEKLSGNGEYFTIAKGTDYGLSVYDHIVLDASMVNEGMIIYE encoded by the coding sequence ATGGCCAAGACAAAAAAGGTAGTACCGTACAGACGACCAAGAAATAACTTTAATATAGGCACATTGATCTTTCTCCTCATATTTATCTACATGGCTTATTCTGTCATCAAATATGTAGGCAGGGATAAGATTCAGTTTTATGAGGTAGTGGAGGGGAGCATTGTCAATGATAAAACATATACGGGTCTGATACTGAGAGATGAAGCGGTGAAAACCGCGGAGCAGTCCGGATATGTCAATTACTACATACGGGAGGGCAAGCGGGCCGCTGCAGGTTCCCGAATCTACTCGCTGGATGAAACGGGAGAGCTGGAGAAATACCTGGAAGAGAGTCAGGAAGAGGGACAGGCTTTTTCAGACGAAAATCTGTCTTCCATCAAGAAGCGGCTCAGTTCTCTGTGCCTGTCTTATGATGATTCCGATTTTTCCTCCGTCTATGATGAAAAATATTCTCTTGATGCCTCTGTGGCAGAGCTTGTAAATTTCAATGCGCTGGAAGATCTGGACGCTGAGCTTCAGGCCAGAGGAATCAACTTTAAACAGATATACAGCGATCAGGCAGGAATCATCTCCTACGCCATTGACTCCTATGAGGGGATGGCGCCCACAGATGTGACGTCTGACTCTTTCAAGAAGGAGAACTATAAAAAGGCAGTGGGGCAGGCCGGACAGCTTGTGGAGGCCGGAACGCCGATTTACAAGATTGTCACCTCGGAGAACTGGTCCCTTCTGTTTCCGCTGAGCGAGGAGGACAAGGCGGAGTATGCGGACAAGGAGACTCTGAAGGTCAAGTTTACCGGAAACGGCCTGACACTGTCGGGCAGCTACTCTCAGATTACCGGATCTGACGGCGGGTCCTACGGAAAACTCGATTTTAGCAAATTTATGGTTCAGTTTGTGTCTGACCGTTTTGTGGATTTCGAGGTAATTTCGGAGGAGGAGGACGGGCTCAAGATTCCGGCGACAGCCGTAACTACGAAAGACTTTTTTACAATTCCTGTGGACTTTATTGCCGCCGGAGGCGACGGCGATGTGACGCAGACCGGCTTTTACAGGGAAGTATATTCTGACAGCGGCGAGGCTTCTATTGTATTTACACCGGCGGAGATTTACTATGCTACGGACGAATACTACTACGTGAATTCCGGCGAGGAAGGGGAATTTAAAAATGGAGATTACATCGTAAAGCAGGATTCCAGTGAGCGATACCAGATCGGCGCCACAGCTCCTCTGGAGGGCGTCTACAATATAAATAAGGGCTATGCAGTGTTTAAGAGAATTGAGAAGCTGTCCGGAAACGGAGAGTATTTCACCATTGCAAAGGGAACAGACTACGGCCTTTCTGTCTATGATCACATTGTTCTGGATGCCTCCATGGTTAATGAGGGCATGATCATCTATGAATAG
- a CDS encoding YggS family pyridoxal phosphate-dependent enzyme, with amino-acid sequence MIRENLEEVRERIRLACERSGRRVEDVTLISVSKTKPVEMLQEAYEAGSRDFGENHVQEILEKHGQMPEDVRWHMIGHLQKNKVRQVIDKVVLIHSVDTVGLAEQIEKEAAKKDLDIDILLEVNVAGEESKFGFCPEEVEEAVRKISLLPHVHIKGLMTIAPFVVNSEDNREVFKKLYNLYVDIRGKNIDNVSMSVLSMGMTGDYEVAIEEGATMIRVGTGIFGARTRNGESRA; translated from the coding sequence ATGATAAGAGAAAATCTGGAAGAGGTAAGAGAGAGAATACGGCTTGCCTGTGAGAGAAGCGGCAGGAGAGTGGAGGATGTGACTCTGATCTCTGTGAGCAAGACAAAGCCGGTGGAAATGCTTCAGGAGGCCTATGAGGCCGGATCCAGGGACTTTGGAGAGAACCATGTCCAAGAGATCCTTGAAAAGCACGGACAGATGCCCGAGGACGTCAGGTGGCACATGATTGGACACCTCCAGAAAAACAAGGTACGCCAGGTCATTGACAAGGTAGTTCTGATCCACTCTGTGGATACGGTAGGGCTTGCAGAGCAGATCGAGAAGGAGGCTGCCAAGAAGGATCTCGACATCGATATCCTCCTGGAGGTCAATGTGGCCGGAGAGGAGAGCAAATTCGGATTCTGCCCGGAGGAGGTAGAGGAGGCTGTCAGAAAAATCTCCCTGCTGCCCCATGTCCATATTAAGGGGCTTATGACAATTGCTCCATTTGTAGTGAATTCGGAGGATAATCGGGAAGTATTTAAAAAATTATACAATTTATATGTTGACATAAGGGGGAAAAACATTGATAATGTTAGTATGAGTGTGCTGTCCATGGGAATGACTGGCGACTATGAGGTTGCCATCGAGGAGGGCGCAACCATGATTAGAGTCGGCACCGGAATTTTCGGAGCCAGGACAAGGAATGGAGAGAGCAGAGCATGA
- a CDS encoding cell division protein SepF, with product MSILNKIMDTMRLNEPDTDEDDGYFDEEYEEEKPARRRLFNKQHSEDYAYEEEPEQKPRFLSRPSSNNKVVPMRRGMEVSLIKPVSMEDSHEICDCLLEGKAVVLNMEGIHMEVAQRIIDFTCGATYSMNGNLQKISNYIFIATPETVELSGDFRELLSGTSTGGNMNIAGLNFHL from the coding sequence ATGAGTATTTTGAACAAGATTATGGATACGATGCGATTAAATGAACCAGATACCGATGAGGATGACGGATACTTCGACGAGGAATACGAGGAGGAGAAGCCGGCCCGCAGACGTTTATTTAATAAACAGCACAGCGAAGACTATGCTTACGAGGAGGAGCCGGAGCAGAAGCCGAGATTTCTTTCAAGGCCTTCCTCCAACAACAAGGTGGTGCCCATGCGCCGGGGAATGGAAGTATCTCTGATCAAGCCGGTTTCCATGGAGGATTCCCACGAGATCTGCGACTGCCTGCTGGAAGGAAAGGCGGTAGTCCTGAACATGGAGGGCATACATATGGAAGTCGCACAGAGGATCATTGATTTTACCTGCGGGGCAACTTATTCCATGAACGGAAACCTTCAGAAGATTTCCAACTATATTTTTATTGCCACACCAGAAACTGTAGAGCTGTCCGGTGACTTTCGCGAGCTCCTCTCAGGGACGTCGACAGGCGGAAATATGAACATTGCCGGACTTAATTTTCACTTATAA
- a CDS encoding RNA-binding protein, with amino-acid sequence MDKEEQLLKKRIMELAALCYQRDIPSYTDFLNLNEQTVFHSIERSLPPVRYLMTGGYEPAERKIVCFLPSYEEDATNLPISILKVEPVNARFAEGLTHRDYLGALMNLGIERGMVGDIVINEDGCFIFCLERMAEYISGELRQVRRTSVSCTAVPAFSCRVEQKFEEIRGSIASPRLDNVLSLVYHTSRPKILPYIQGEKVFVDGKLAVSPSMQLKGGEIVSVRGLGKFLFTGTENETRKGRIFAAVRRYC; translated from the coding sequence ATGGATAAAGAAGAGCAGTTACTGAAAAAAAGGATTATGGAGCTGGCAGCTCTCTGTTACCAGCGAGATATTCCGTCATATACCGATTTTCTGAATCTGAATGAACAGACAGTTTTTCACTCCATCGAGCGGAGCCTGCCGCCTGTGCGTTATCTCATGACAGGCGGCTATGAACCGGCAGAGCGGAAGATTGTCTGTTTTCTGCCGTCCTATGAGGAGGATGCAACAAACCTGCCGATCAGTATCCTGAAGGTGGAGCCGGTCAATGCCCGGTTTGCCGAGGGGCTTACTCACAGAGATTACCTGGGAGCTTTAATGAACCTGGGAATCGAGCGTGGTATGGTGGGGGACATTGTGATCAATGAGGACGGCTGTTTTATTTTCTGCCTGGAGCGGATGGCAGAGTATATATCCGGAGAACTCAGACAGGTCAGGCGTACCAGCGTTTCATGCACAGCGGTTCCTGCTTTCTCCTGCAGAGTAGAACAGAAATTTGAGGAGATCCGGGGAAGCATCGCATCGCCGAGACTTGACAACGTGCTTTCTCTGGTTTATCACACATCCAGGCCAAAGATCCTTCCCTACATTCAGGGAGAGAAAGTATTTGTAGACGGAAAGCTGGCCGTCTCTCCTTCCATGCAGCTAAAGGGAGGAGAAATTGTGTCTGTGCGCGGCCTGGGCAAATTTCTGTTCACGGGAACAGAGAATGAGACACGAAAGGGAAGGATCTTTGCAGCCGTCAGAAGATACTGCTGA
- the aroB gene encoding 3-dehydroquinate synthase produces the protein MANRMTVQMNGNPVYDIVLEQDFQALPAELEKLNLQSRKICIVTDSNVAPLYLEEVKRLMEPCCRQVISFVFPAGEENKNLDTVRNLYETLILGKFDRNDMLAALGGGVVGDLCGFAAATYLRGVSFIQLPTTLLSQVDSSIGGKTGVDFDAYKNMVGAFHMPRLVYENIGSLKTLPAEQFSAGMGEVIKHGLIQSRAYYEWILSHREEIRSMEMGTLEELVVESNHIKRRVVERDPEEKGDRMLLNFGHTLGHAIEKLKNFELLHGECVALGSIAGMYISAKRGLLPTEEIDRFCDALSWFGLKTFTDGLDRDEVIAATANDKKMDSGVIRFILLREIGQAFVDRTVTREEMAEALELILR, from the coding sequence ATGGCAAACAGAATGACAGTACAAATGAATGGAAACCCGGTTTATGATATTGTTCTGGAACAGGATTTTCAAGCCCTGCCGGCAGAGCTTGAAAAGCTGAATCTGCAGTCCAGAAAAATCTGCATTGTGACAGATTCCAATGTCGCCCCCCTCTATCTGGAGGAGGTGAAGCGTCTGATGGAACCCTGCTGCCGCCAGGTCATTTCCTTCGTCTTTCCTGCAGGGGAGGAAAACAAAAATCTGGATACGGTGAGAAACCTCTATGAAACGCTGATTCTTGGAAAGTTTGACAGGAATGACATGCTGGCGGCCCTGGGCGGCGGCGTAGTGGGAGATCTCTGCGGATTTGCCGCTGCAACCTATCTCAGAGGAGTCTCTTTCATTCAGCTTCCCACTACGCTGCTCTCTCAGGTAGACAGCAGCATTGGCGGAAAGACAGGGGTTGACTTTGACGCATATAAAAATATGGTGGGAGCCTTCCACATGCCGCGTTTGGTCTATGAAAATATCGGAAGCCTTAAAACCCTTCCGGCAGAGCAGTTTTCCGCCGGCATGGGCGAGGTAATCAAGCATGGCCTGATCCAGTCCAGAGCCTACTATGAGTGGATCCTTTCCCACAGAGAAGAAATCCGCAGCATGGAGATGGGGACGCTGGAAGAGCTGGTAGTGGAGAGCAACCACATTAAGCGCCGCGTGGTAGAACGTGATCCGGAGGAGAAAGGTGACCGGATGCTTTTAAACTTCGGCCACACTCTGGGCCATGCCATAGAAAAGCTGAAAAACTTTGAGCTTCTTCACGGGGAATGTGTTGCGCTGGGCTCCATCGCAGGTATGTACATCTCAGCGAAAAGAGGCCTTCTCCCAACGGAGGAGATTGACCGCTTTTGCGATGCCCTTTCCTGGTTTGGCCTTAAAACATTCACAGACGGCCTTGACCGGGATGAGGTGATCGCTGCAACAGCCAATGACAAAAAGATGGATTCAGGCGTGATCCGCTTTATTCTTCTGAGAGAGATTGGACAGGCATTTGTGGACCGCACGGTGACGCGGGAGGAGATGGCTGAGGCCCTTGAGTTGATCTTAAGGTAA
- the lspA gene encoding signal peptidase II, giving the protein MNQKARQLIFFVAGLIVSIGFDQWTKALAVAKLKGKEPFVLIDGVFEFFYSENRGAAFGIMQGKQILFFIITAAVLLVVILALVRMPASRRYLPLTACLFLLASGAVGNMIDRVSQGYVVDFLYFKLIDFPIFNVADCYVVIATFLLIILAFFVYSEEELSFLSSKKGRADSV; this is encoded by the coding sequence ATGAATCAGAAAGCCAGACAGCTTATCTTTTTTGTAGCCGGCCTTATTGTGAGCATAGGCTTCGACCAGTGGACGAAGGCTCTGGCAGTTGCAAAGCTGAAGGGAAAAGAGCCTTTTGTGCTGATTGATGGAGTGTTTGAATTTTTTTATTCTGAAAACAGGGGAGCTGCATTCGGGATTATGCAGGGAAAACAGATTCTGTTTTTTATTATTACAGCTGCAGTGCTTCTTGTGGTCATTTTGGCTCTGGTGAGGATGCCGGCTTCCAGGAGGTATCTTCCTCTGACAGCCTGCCTTTTCCTGCTGGCTTCAGGTGCAGTCGGCAATATGATTGACCGTGTCAGCCAGGGCTATGTGGTGGATTTCCTCTACTTTAAGCTCATCGATTTTCCGATTTTCAATGTGGCTGACTGCTATGTGGTGATCGCTACGTTTCTGCTGATCATCCTGGCATTTTTTGTCTATTCGGAGGAGGAGCTTTCCTTCCTGTCATCGAAGAAGGGAAGGGCAGACTCTGTTTAA
- a CDS encoding RluA family pseudouridine synthase: MRQSYVVPAEAQGVRIDKFLSEACDGLSRSYLQKLLKSELVEVDKRTVKNSYKLSAGEKIEFEVPEAAEPEIKAEDIPLDIIYEDSDIILVNKPKGMVVHPAAGHYSQTLVNGLMYHCRDGLSGINGVLRPGIVHRIDMDTTGVLIVCKNDFAHNAIAEQLKVHSITRKYFAIVHGVIQEDEGTVDAPIGRHPVDRKKMSINRKNGKEAVTHYRVLERFRQFTYVECQLETGRTHQIRVHMASIGHPLLGDSVYGPSKIPFKLQGQTLHAGVLGIVHPRTGNYMEFSAPLPEYFSELLDKLRKIG, translated from the coding sequence TTGAGACAGAGCTATGTGGTGCCGGCTGAGGCTCAGGGAGTGAGAATTGATAAATTTCTGTCAGAAGCCTGTGACGGGCTGTCCCGGTCATATCTGCAGAAGCTGCTGAAATCAGAGCTTGTGGAGGTGGACAAACGGACGGTCAAAAACAGCTATAAACTGTCTGCCGGAGAGAAGATTGAATTTGAGGTGCCGGAGGCGGCAGAGCCGGAAATTAAGGCGGAGGATATCCCCCTTGACATTATCTATGAGGATTCAGACATTATCCTGGTCAATAAGCCCAAGGGAATGGTCGTCCATCCGGCTGCGGGCCACTACAGCCAGACTCTGGTAAACGGGCTGATGTACCACTGCCGGGACGGGCTTTCCGGGATCAACGGCGTCTTGAGGCCAGGTATCGTCCATCGGATTGATATGGACACGACAGGTGTTCTGATTGTGTGCAAGAATGATTTTGCCCACAATGCAATAGCAGAGCAGCTCAAGGTGCACTCCATCACCAGAAAATATTTTGCCATTGTCCACGGGGTAATCCAGGAGGACGAGGGGACGGTAGACGCCCCCATAGGACGGCATCCGGTGGATCGGAAAAAAATGAGTATTAACCGGAAAAACGGAAAAGAGGCTGTCACCCACTACCGGGTGCTGGAACGGTTCCGCCAGTTTACCTACGTGGAATGTCAGCTTGAAACGGGGAGGACACACCAGATCCGCGTCCATATGGCAAGCATCGGCCATCCGCTCTTAGGGGACAGCGTCTACGGCCCGTCCAAGATCCCTTTTAAGCTGCAGGGTCAGACACTCCATGCAGGAGTGCTCGGCATTGTCCATCCGAGAACCGGAAATTATATGGAATTTTCAGCCCCTCTTCCGGAATATTTTTCCGAGCTTTTAGATAAGCTTAGAAAAATTGGATAA
- a CDS encoding AAA family ATPase codes for MKHNLVITIGRESGSAGRHIGQLLANDLGVKCYDKELLTLAAKHSGLCEELFKSHDEKPTNSFLYSLIMDSYSVGYSGGGYLDMPLNQKVFLAQFDAIKKLAEEESCVIVGRCADYALADYPGMVSVFICGNEEDKIRHLMERHNIERSKAKEIMIKTDKRRSSYYNYYSSKRWGDCKSYDLCINSSAVGYEGAVKIIKAFAETKMEYRKNKPSEK; via the coding sequence ATGAAACATAATCTTGTGATTACAATAGGACGTGAAAGCGGAAGTGCGGGCCGCCATATCGGCCAGCTGCTGGCCAATGATCTGGGTGTTAAGTGCTATGACAAGGAGCTGCTGACACTTGCGGCAAAGCACAGCGGACTCTGCGAAGAGCTTTTTAAATCACACGATGAAAAGCCTACAAACAGCTTTCTCTATTCTCTGATTATGGATTCCTATTCCGTCGGATATTCGGGAGGCGGTTATCTTGATATGCCTTTAAATCAGAAGGTTTTTCTGGCACAGTTCGATGCGATTAAGAAGCTGGCCGAGGAAGAATCCTGCGTGATCGTGGGCCGCTGTGCTGACTATGCGCTTGCCGACTATCCGGGAATGGTTTCTGTGTTTATCTGCGGAAATGAGGAAGATAAAATCCGCCATCTGATGGAGCGGCACAATATAGAGCGCTCAAAGGCAAAAGAAATTATGATTAAGACGGATAAAAGGCGTTCCAGCTATTACAATTACTATTCCAGCAAGCGCTGGGGAGACTGCAAGAGCTATGATCTGTGCATCAACAGCAGTGCCGTTGGCTATGAAGGGGCAGTGAAGATTATTAAGGCATTTGCAGAGACAAAGATGGAGTATCGGAAAAATAAACCGTCAGAGAAATAA